Proteins encoded by one window of Synechococcus sp. WH 7805:
- a CDS encoding transglycosylase domain-containing protein, with translation MIRTRLHWFLIGGCAAVVGGGVALAQAAITRAFDATLPDARGISRFNRPGTITLLSSSGAVIQKLGPATREKIEPGQMPLLVKQAFIAAEDRRFYNHDGVDLWGIGRALVRNVRQGAVREGASTITQQLARTVFLSQDRTLTRKLKEAALAYKLERQLSKEQILEQYLNYVYLGSSAYGLADAAWVYFSKTPNQLNLPEAALIAGLPPAPSVYSPLVNPKLALERRSLVLSRMLQAGFITESEAEQARNSPLALTPAIPKYFNSAAPFFTSWVAQQLPRLLTPEQLEVGGLKIRTSLNLKWQKKAQAVVREFAPFDTEGSIVSMEPGTGLVRVMVGGKDFSSSQFNRATQALRSPGSTFKLFPYAAAINAGVKPESKFVDAPRCWAGYCPKNFGNKYFGTISLADALKNSLNTVAVQLQDKVGFDAIISTANKLGIGNQRPLGKYYPMAIGAYEQTILDMTAAYAAVANRGIYVKPSAFEEIRGPDGNVLWSRRVDGDKGRRALDSDVADAMNWMFQRVVSGGTGAAARLDDRPVAGKTGTSEGARDLWFIGSIPQLTTAVWFGYDNNKETNSNSGEAAWAWKQFMEDVKDTYQVQNFPPKPVLTRTFQPPGKAKGLNKKKEAPFRGDEDSPDSDLWAPGEEPFLGGTEPPATPAPAPPRYVAPPGGPPVDENFRPLPVQ, from the coding sequence GTGATTCGCACTCGTCTTCACTGGTTTCTGATCGGTGGATGCGCCGCTGTGGTGGGAGGTGGTGTGGCCCTTGCCCAGGCCGCTATCACTCGTGCCTTTGACGCCACCCTTCCTGATGCCCGGGGCATCAGTCGCTTCAACCGTCCAGGCACGATCACACTGCTCTCCAGCAGCGGAGCTGTGATCCAGAAGCTTGGCCCTGCCACCCGGGAGAAGATCGAACCTGGACAGATGCCCCTGCTTGTGAAGCAGGCCTTCATCGCCGCTGAAGACCGTCGCTTCTACAACCATGACGGAGTCGATCTCTGGGGCATCGGCCGGGCCTTGGTGCGCAACGTTCGCCAAGGTGCTGTTCGAGAAGGAGCCAGCACGATCACCCAGCAGCTGGCCCGCACAGTGTTTCTGAGCCAGGACCGCACGCTCACCCGAAAGCTCAAAGAAGCGGCCCTGGCCTACAAACTCGAACGTCAGCTCAGCAAGGAGCAGATCCTCGAGCAGTACCTCAACTACGTGTATCTCGGCTCCAGCGCCTACGGACTTGCGGATGCCGCCTGGGTCTATTTCTCCAAGACACCCAATCAGCTCAACCTTCCTGAGGCCGCATTGATCGCCGGTCTGCCTCCGGCACCCTCGGTGTATTCGCCCCTGGTGAACCCAAAACTGGCATTGGAACGGCGCAGTCTGGTGCTCAGCCGCATGCTTCAGGCTGGGTTCATCACAGAGAGCGAAGCCGAGCAAGCCCGCAACAGCCCCCTGGCGCTCACACCCGCCATTCCCAAATATTTCAACAGCGCTGCGCCCTTCTTCACCAGCTGGGTTGCCCAACAGCTACCCCGTCTTTTGACCCCTGAACAGCTGGAAGTTGGCGGCCTGAAAATCCGCACCAGCCTCAATCTGAAATGGCAAAAAAAAGCACAGGCCGTGGTGCGTGAATTCGCCCCGTTCGACACCGAAGGCTCGATCGTCTCGATGGAACCCGGCACAGGCCTGGTGCGCGTGATGGTGGGAGGGAAGGACTTCAGCAGCAGTCAATTCAACCGCGCCACCCAGGCCCTGAGGTCACCAGGTTCCACCTTCAAGCTCTTCCCCTACGCCGCAGCGATCAATGCCGGTGTGAAACCGGAAAGTAAATTTGTGGACGCTCCCCGCTGCTGGGCGGGCTACTGCCCCAAGAATTTCGGCAATAAATACTTCGGCACGATTTCTCTGGCTGACGCCCTGAAGAACTCACTGAACACCGTGGCGGTCCAGCTGCAGGACAAGGTTGGGTTTGACGCAATCATCAGTACTGCCAACAAGTTGGGCATTGGCAACCAGCGCCCGTTGGGTAAGTACTACCCCATGGCGATCGGGGCCTACGAGCAAACCATTCTTGACATGACAGCCGCCTATGCCGCTGTTGCCAATCGCGGTATTTATGTCAAACCCTCAGCTTTCGAAGAGATCCGTGGCCCCGATGGCAATGTGCTCTGGAGCCGACGTGTAGACGGAGACAAAGGACGGAGGGCCCTCGACAGCGATGTAGCCGACGCCATGAACTGGATGTTCCAGCGGGTGGTGAGTGGCGGAACCGGCGCAGCAGCCCGCCTGGATGATCGTCCCGTAGCCGGTAAAACCGGAACTTCGGAAGGAGCACGTGATCTGTGGTTCATCGGATCAATCCCACAACTCACCACAGCGGTGTGGTTCGGCTACGACAACAACAAGGAAACCAACAGCAACAGCGGAGAGGCAGCCTGGGCCTGGAAGCAGTTCATGGAGGATGTGAAGGACACCTACCAGGTGCAGAACTTTCCTCCTAAGCCCGTGCTCACCCGCACATTCCAGCCCCCTGGCAAAGCCAAAGGTTTAAACAAAAAGAAAGAAGCTCCTTTCCGGGGAGACGAAGACTCTCCTGACTCCGACCTCTGGGCCCCCGGCGAAGAACCGTTTCTTGGTGGGACTGAACCACCCGCTACACCTGCTCCTGCGCCTCCCCGTTATGTAGCGCCACCGGGGGGACCTCCGGTGGATGAAAATTTCAGGCCGCTGCCGGTGCAGTGA
- a CDS encoding DUF1796 family putative cysteine peptidase, translating into MGSWRSFASKSEALLKSNNIAKAQKKVRAGLEKHPNQANLLCIAIQAFRASDKRQESLEFAELLITHHPTNWEGYGRSAQDLVALKRFEEAQQHIQAGLKKLPNHPTLLNIANAVFLASGNREKALEYAKLLITHHPGIWDGYEHTAKDLIALKQFEDLERFGEWLKAKPIKETFLESINDWIFTANLGQRALKDLDESCLPRKLQEFSEGREIFIPIGDCCLGAQFISDSGGRKFALPFDWLFIEPKQIKRIIKDDFQNFINPENLQSQYPRRQCGHTLYGNTNFFNHHDPSREPDRSAFLRRIERFKKLVSTFNSDIVYFNVRLEERHRDLVDLLDVLPSRSKILSFVFLGNGSHEKPTINDLGQDLLQIVFQCDNKNTKFAKKDLHPSGYTDGSFIHCPYSSAYAGSILNHILSHSQRHHR; encoded by the coding sequence ATGGGAAGCTGGCGATCATTCGCATCGAAATCGGAAGCACTTCTCAAATCGAATAATATTGCCAAAGCACAGAAAAAAGTTAGAGCAGGCTTAGAAAAGCATCCCAATCAAGCCAACCTCCTCTGCATTGCGATCCAAGCTTTCCGTGCATCAGACAAGCGCCAAGAGTCTCTAGAATTCGCGGAACTTTTGATCACGCATCATCCAACAAACTGGGAGGGATATGGACGCTCAGCACAAGACCTCGTTGCACTCAAGCGCTTTGAAGAAGCACAGCAACACATTCAAGCAGGCCTAAAAAAACTTCCCAATCATCCCACTCTCCTCAACATTGCGAATGCTGTCTTCCTTGCATCAGGCAATCGCGAGAAGGCGCTGGAGTACGCCAAACTTCTAATCACTCATCATCCAGGCATCTGGGATGGCTATGAGCACACCGCCAAAGATCTAATTGCACTGAAGCAGTTCGAAGATCTTGAACGATTCGGCGAGTGGCTGAAAGCGAAACCAATCAAAGAAACTTTCTTAGAGTCTATCAACGATTGGATTTTCACCGCGAATCTGGGCCAGCGCGCACTTAAAGATCTTGACGAAAGCTGCCTACCCAGGAAATTACAAGAGTTTTCAGAAGGCAGAGAAATCTTTATCCCCATAGGCGATTGCTGTTTGGGCGCTCAATTTATTAGTGACTCAGGAGGCAGAAAGTTCGCACTTCCATTTGACTGGCTTTTTATCGAACCAAAGCAAATCAAAAGAATCATCAAGGATGACTTTCAAAACTTCATCAATCCAGAGAATCTGCAATCTCAATACCCACGAAGGCAGTGTGGCCACACGCTCTACGGAAATACAAACTTCTTTAATCATCATGACCCATCGCGAGAGCCGGACAGATCAGCATTTTTAAGAAGAATTGAACGATTCAAAAAACTAGTCTCGACCTTCAATTCAGACATTGTGTATTTCAATGTCCGACTAGAAGAGAGGCACAGGGATCTTGTCGATCTCCTAGACGTCCTTCCAAGCAGAAGCAAAATACTGTCATTTGTTTTCTTGGGCAATGGCAGCCACGAGAAGCCAACGATCAACGATCTCGGACAAGACCTTCTCCAGATAGTTTTTCAATGCGACAATAAAAACACAAAGTTTGCAAAGAAAGATCTACACCCAAGTGGATATACCGATGGAAGTTTCATTCACTGCCCCTATTCCAGCGCTTACGCAGGGTCCATTTTGAATCATATTCTCTCCCACTCACAGCGCCATCACCGCTAA
- a CDS encoding site-specific integrase, producing MSLSDSQVRALKAGDKRQKQRCGSSSGLYVVVEPTSKGGGKSFIGISRFPPRSPKNGGKWIEFRIGPYGKGPGKWSLKEASDEWDLIKTWSKENGKDPREKKKKEQAELVQKTTSPTLEQACQSYLDEWTSVREEGKTEYRNLIWNQILPQFGADTPVEHLSWDYEHPGGRTSRELITDYLGRVRRRAPSSARKQTFILKGVFENAIRKGWVKRDQNPAVSITSPKDKKAESKVKHHPYLFIEQLPGFWEVFDRNEPNGQISTRGACLLTFMCGLRVGAISGMKWEEVDLEEDMWRVPATRMKTWDEGEKNHLVPLTAPMKDLLKEMEKVNGDTEFVFASPRTQSRHINPSSINNHFIDLGYKGDFVGHGVRTTILTYGQKKLGFSSDIIQLQIGHKVKDKIRGIYDRHDFIEERKSFLIQWCDLMLSLGMKV from the coding sequence ATGTCTCTCTCTGACTCACAGGTCCGTGCTCTAAAGGCAGGAGATAAGAGACAGAAGCAAAGGTGTGGCAGTTCGTCTGGGTTGTATGTGGTGGTCGAACCCACCAGTAAGGGGGGTGGCAAGTCCTTCATCGGCATCAGTCGGTTCCCACCACGCAGTCCCAAGAACGGGGGGAAGTGGATTGAGTTCCGCATCGGTCCTTATGGCAAAGGTCCTGGCAAGTGGTCTCTGAAGGAAGCATCTGACGAGTGGGACCTGATCAAGACCTGGAGCAAGGAGAACGGCAAGGACCCCAGGGAGAAGAAGAAGAAGGAGCAGGCAGAACTGGTCCAGAAGACGACCTCTCCGACCTTGGAGCAGGCATGTCAGTCCTATTTGGACGAATGGACCTCAGTCAGAGAGGAGGGCAAAACCGAATACAGGAACCTCATCTGGAATCAGATCCTTCCTCAGTTCGGAGCAGACACACCTGTTGAGCACTTGTCCTGGGACTACGAACACCCAGGTGGAAGAACCTCACGGGAACTCATCACGGACTATCTGGGCAGAGTCAGGAGAAGAGCACCCTCATCAGCAAGGAAGCAGACCTTCATCCTCAAGGGGGTCTTTGAGAATGCGATCCGTAAGGGGTGGGTCAAGAGGGACCAGAACCCTGCGGTCTCCATCACCAGTCCCAAGGACAAGAAGGCAGAGAGCAAGGTCAAGCACCACCCCTATCTCTTCATTGAGCAACTTCCTGGGTTCTGGGAGGTCTTTGACCGCAATGAACCCAATGGGCAGATCTCGACCCGTGGTGCGTGTCTTCTCACCTTCATGTGTGGTCTGAGGGTCGGTGCGATCTCAGGCATGAAGTGGGAGGAGGTCGATTTGGAGGAGGACATGTGGAGGGTTCCTGCGACTCGCATGAAGACCTGGGACGAGGGGGAGAAGAACCACCTGGTCCCACTGACCGCACCCATGAAGGACCTCCTCAAGGAAATGGAGAAGGTGAATGGGGACACCGAGTTCGTCTTTGCGTCTCCACGCACTCAGTCCAGGCACATCAACCCCTCCTCCATCAACAACCACTTCATCGACCTCGGATACAAGGGGGACTTTGTGGGTCATGGAGTGCGGACGACGATCCTTACTTATGGGCAGAAGAAACTGGGGTTCTCATCGGACATCATCCAACTCCAGATCGGTCATAAGGTTAAAGACAAGATTCGGGGGATATATGACAGGCATGACTTCATTGAGGAGAGAAAATCTTTTCTTATTCAGTGGTGCGACCTCATGCTGTCCCTCGGCATGAAGGTCTGA
- the ubiE gene encoding bifunctional demethylmenaquinone methyltransferase/2-methoxy-6-polyprenyl-1,4-benzoquinol methylase UbiE produces MRPGDPEAVERLFNDAAPTYDRLNDLLSLGLHRQWKRQLLLTLAPQRGEVWLDLCCGTGDLALALARRVRPGGQVVGVDAAEAPLDVARRRAAREPWLPLDFQQGDALALDCDTASVDGVVMAYGLRNLADPAAGLREVKRVLRPGGRAGLLDFNRLPAASGAARFQRAYLRRVVVPVAKGLGLKDHYTYLEASLLRFPDGTAQEELAKGAGFARARHRAMAGGLMGLLTLRC; encoded by the coding sequence TTGAGACCAGGAGATCCTGAAGCTGTTGAGAGGCTGTTCAATGACGCAGCCCCCACCTACGACCGGCTGAACGACCTGCTCAGTCTCGGCTTGCATCGCCAATGGAAACGCCAGCTTCTCCTCACCTTGGCTCCGCAACGGGGAGAGGTCTGGCTTGATCTGTGCTGCGGCACCGGAGATCTGGCCCTCGCGTTGGCCCGTCGTGTTCGTCCTGGAGGACAGGTGGTCGGGGTGGATGCGGCTGAGGCGCCGCTTGACGTTGCGCGTCGACGTGCAGCGCGCGAGCCCTGGTTGCCTCTTGATTTCCAGCAGGGCGATGCCCTGGCCCTGGACTGCGACACCGCTTCAGTTGATGGGGTGGTGATGGCCTATGGGCTTCGTAACCTTGCCGATCCGGCGGCTGGCCTCAGGGAGGTCAAAAGGGTGCTGCGGCCTGGAGGACGGGCAGGCCTACTTGATTTCAATCGCTTGCCTGCTGCGTCAGGGGCGGCGCGCTTCCAGCGTGCGTACTTGCGCCGTGTGGTGGTGCCTGTGGCTAAGGGGCTTGGCCTCAAAGACCACTACACGTACCTCGAAGCCAGTTTGCTGCGCTTTCCCGATGGCACAGCCCAAGAAGAGCTGGCGAAAGGCGCAGGGTTCGCTCGTGCCCGTCATCGCGCCATGGCCGGAGGGCTGATGGGGCTTCTGACCCTGCGTTGTTGA
- the glyQ gene encoding glycine--tRNA ligase subunit alpha — MFFQDIISTLNRFWSEQGCLLLQPYDTEKGAGTMSPHTVLRAIGPEPWAVAYPEPCRRPTDGRYGDNPNRAQHYFQYQVLIKPSPDGIQEIYLASLDALGIKAADHDIRFVEDNWESPTLGAWGVGWEVWLDGMEVTQFTYFQQCGGLDCKPVSIEITYGLERLAMYLQDVESIWDLRWNESRSYGDIWLPFEKGQCHFNFEASNSERLKQLFAIYEAEATDLIAQNLPAPALDFVLKCSHTFNLLEARGVISVTERTATIGRIRTLARKVAEAWLAEREALGFPLLESSAAAAAV, encoded by the coding sequence ATGTTCTTCCAGGACATCATCTCCACCCTTAACCGTTTCTGGTCTGAGCAGGGATGTCTGTTGCTCCAGCCCTATGACACCGAGAAGGGGGCTGGAACCATGAGTCCCCATACGGTGCTGCGTGCCATTGGACCCGAGCCCTGGGCTGTGGCCTATCCAGAGCCCTGTCGCCGGCCCACCGATGGACGCTACGGCGATAACCCCAATCGAGCCCAGCACTATTTCCAATACCAGGTGCTGATCAAGCCATCCCCTGACGGCATTCAGGAGATCTACCTTGCCTCCCTCGACGCTCTCGGCATCAAGGCGGCTGATCACGACATCCGCTTTGTGGAGGACAATTGGGAGTCCCCCACCCTCGGTGCCTGGGGTGTGGGCTGGGAAGTGTGGCTGGATGGCATGGAGGTGACGCAGTTCACCTATTTCCAACAGTGCGGTGGGCTGGATTGCAAGCCTGTTTCGATTGAAATCACTTATGGACTGGAGCGTCTGGCGATGTATCTCCAGGATGTGGAGAGCATCTGGGATCTGCGCTGGAATGAATCGCGCAGTTACGGCGACATCTGGCTTCCTTTCGAGAAGGGTCAGTGTCATTTCAACTTTGAGGCTTCCAATTCAGAGCGCCTGAAGCAGCTGTTCGCGATCTATGAAGCCGAGGCCACGGATTTGATCGCCCAGAACCTGCCCGCTCCGGCCTTGGATTTTGTGCTCAAGTGCTCGCACACCTTCAATCTTCTGGAGGCCCGTGGCGTGATCTCAGTGACCGAGCGCACGGCCACCATCGGCCGGATCCGCACGCTGGCCCGCAAGGTGGCAGAAGCCTGGCTGGCTGAGCGAGAGGCGCTCGGATTTCCCTTGCTGGAGTCCAGTGCGGCAGCTGCAGCGGTCTGA
- a CDS encoding ComEC/Rec2 family competence protein, translated as MNSALATALLLLLGALGAALSQTWHHWCTLLVVLGLGLAVLRRWLRLSGQSLGLITLLLTLVIARCGLAAEPRPHPLDPSHRIPMRGPAEVVTLQGRLLSDGQVRNGRCRALVEVNHLDGERRRGRMELTVDPCQEPLRLGDWIEASGPLRRPRPAAHPLLRGGAERLVARGSWSQIRTESIRVLRHSWTPLADGRRRIAETFTEAAGPSCGGLLAALVLGSAQVNLLADLREAFRVAGLSHALAASGFHLSVLLGTTLAGTRSLPSALRLVAAGSAMALFLALTGAQPSVVRAVLMGAAALLIRERGQRSRPLGVLVFTLLLMLLLHPSWARSVGFQLSAAATAGLVLSAAPLEQWLCTHGLRWLRPLAPALSVPLAALAWTLPLQLLHFGSAPLYALVSNLLAAPLLAPLTLSAMALALLVLVLPGTFTTFVLPWLIWPIQQLAGLLIALVYWISGWPWAQLLTGRPQPLVVLLLALALIPWWLPTLRRWRCHAAPLALLAVVVQGWVQFSDDLIRVEQWGRHWLVLRHRGRAALLSSHGDGLSCHVARQLGEGLGHARFDWVAVMDPVAMDQSGCWSSLAHTVVAEHQGQLPLRSGQTLRSAGLGLRVAGVRGRHLQVQVGQRLFPLRRRDLSHHAGRLPRWGVGHSTKVTERTTAQGEVAESG; from the coding sequence ATGAATTCGGCCCTGGCCACGGCGTTGCTTTTGCTGCTGGGAGCTTTGGGAGCCGCGCTGTCCCAGACCTGGCACCACTGGTGCACGTTGCTGGTGGTGCTGGGTCTCGGTCTTGCCGTTCTGCGTCGATGGCTGCGGCTTTCTGGGCAATCGCTGGGCCTGATTACCCTTTTGCTGACGCTCGTGATCGCCCGCTGCGGTCTGGCCGCTGAGCCGCGCCCCCATCCCCTGGATCCCAGTCACCGGATTCCGATGAGGGGCCCGGCTGAGGTGGTGACCCTGCAGGGGCGGCTGCTGAGCGATGGTCAGGTCCGCAATGGGCGTTGCCGGGCTCTTGTGGAGGTGAACCATCTCGATGGTGAGCGGCGCAGGGGGCGCATGGAACTCACTGTCGATCCTTGTCAGGAGCCTTTGCGTCTGGGCGATTGGATTGAAGCGTCCGGGCCGCTGCGCCGGCCTCGGCCTGCCGCCCACCCTTTGCTTCGTGGCGGAGCGGAGCGGTTGGTCGCCCGAGGCAGTTGGAGTCAGATCCGCACTGAATCCATCCGGGTTTTGCGCCATTCCTGGACGCCGTTGGCCGATGGCCGCCGGCGCATTGCGGAGACCTTCACTGAGGCAGCCGGACCATCGTGCGGTGGTTTACTGGCTGCCCTCGTGCTCGGCAGTGCACAGGTGAATTTATTGGCGGATCTGCGTGAGGCCTTCCGGGTGGCGGGCTTATCCCATGCGCTGGCTGCATCGGGTTTTCATCTTTCCGTGCTGCTTGGCACCACCCTGGCCGGCACCCGTTCACTTCCGTCTGCGCTGCGCCTCGTGGCTGCAGGAAGCGCCATGGCGTTGTTTCTTGCGCTGACTGGCGCCCAGCCTTCGGTGGTGCGGGCCGTGCTGATGGGAGCAGCGGCTCTGTTGATTCGCGAAAGGGGCCAGCGCAGTCGCCCTCTCGGCGTGCTGGTGTTCACCCTGCTGCTGATGCTTCTCCTCCATCCATCCTGGGCCCGTTCAGTCGGATTTCAACTCAGCGCTGCAGCAACCGCTGGTTTGGTGTTGTCGGCCGCCCCCCTGGAACAGTGGCTCTGCACCCATGGCCTGAGGTGGCTACGCCCTCTCGCCCCTGCCCTGTCCGTTCCCCTGGCTGCCCTGGCCTGGACCCTGCCGTTGCAGTTGCTCCACTTCGGCTCGGCCCCCCTTTACGCCCTTGTCAGCAATCTGCTTGCGGCTCCGTTGCTCGCTCCGCTCACCCTGTCGGCGATGGCGTTGGCCCTGCTTGTGCTGGTGCTGCCGGGAACTTTCACCACCTTCGTTCTGCCCTGGTTGATCTGGCCCATTCAGCAGCTGGCAGGTCTGCTGATCGCCCTTGTGTACTGGATCAGTGGCTGGCCTTGGGCCCAGCTGCTCACCGGCCGTCCCCAACCGCTGGTAGTGCTCTTGCTTGCCCTCGCCTTGATCCCCTGGTGGTTACCCACGCTTCGCCGTTGGCGTTGCCATGCCGCTCCCCTGGCCTTGTTGGCCGTGGTGGTGCAGGGGTGGGTGCAGTTCAGTGATGACCTGATCAGGGTTGAACAGTGGGGACGCCATTGGCTGGTGCTGCGGCATCGCGGTCGTGCGGCTCTGTTGAGCAGCCATGGTGATGGCCTGAGTTGCCATGTGGCCAGGCAACTGGGAGAGGGGCTTGGCCATGCCCGTTTCGATTGGGTGGCGGTGATGGATCCTGTGGCCATGGACCAGTCCGGGTGTTGGAGTTCCCTGGCTCATACCGTTGTGGCGGAACACCAGGGGCAGTTGCCCCTGCGTTCTGGGCAGACGTTGAGGAGTGCAGGCCTCGGTCTGCGCGTGGCCGGTGTCAGAGGTCGTCACTTGCAGGTGCAGGTGGGACAGCGGTTGTTTCCCTTGCGTCGCAGGGATTTGTCACATCACGCGGGGAGGTTGCCTCGGTGGGGCGTAGGGCATAGCACTAAAGTGACCGAGCGCACGACTGCGCAGGGAGAGGTGGCAGAGTCCGGTTGA
- the chlG gene encoding chlorophyll synthase ChlG: protein MSDARQLLGMKGASGTTNIWKLRLQLMKPVTWIPLIWGVVCGAAASGHYEWRLDHFAAALACMVMSGPLLAGYTQTINDYYDREIDAINEPYRPIPSGAIPLSQVKLQIWVLLVSGLAVAYSLDVWAGHSTPVLLLLALGGSFVSFIYSAPPLKLKQNGWLGNYALGASYIALPWWAGQALFGQLTWATALLTLAYSLAGLGIAVVNDFKSVEGDRALGLQSLPVAFGIRPASWISAGMIDIFQLLMVAVLIAIGQHFAAVLLVLLIVPQITFQDIWLLRDPVAYDVKYQASAQPFLVLGMLVTALAIGHSPLTPGM, encoded by the coding sequence GTGAGTGACGCCCGTCAGCTGCTCGGCATGAAAGGTGCCAGCGGCACCACCAACATTTGGAAGCTGCGCCTGCAGCTGATGAAACCCGTGACCTGGATCCCACTGATCTGGGGTGTTGTCTGTGGTGCAGCGGCCAGCGGTCATTACGAATGGCGCCTGGATCACTTCGCAGCGGCCCTTGCCTGCATGGTGATGAGTGGACCGCTACTGGCTGGCTACACCCAAACCATCAACGACTACTACGACCGCGAGATCGACGCGATCAACGAGCCTTACAGGCCAATTCCCTCAGGAGCCATCCCCCTGAGCCAGGTAAAACTGCAGATCTGGGTTCTACTGGTCTCAGGCCTCGCCGTGGCCTACTCCCTTGATGTCTGGGCAGGACATTCCACCCCAGTGCTGTTGCTGCTTGCACTGGGTGGTTCCTTCGTGAGCTTCATCTATTCCGCTCCCCCTTTGAAGCTCAAGCAGAACGGCTGGCTTGGCAACTATGCCCTTGGAGCGAGCTACATCGCACTTCCCTGGTGGGCTGGTCAAGCGCTGTTCGGTCAGCTCACCTGGGCGACAGCACTTCTCACACTGGCTTACAGCCTTGCCGGACTCGGCATCGCTGTTGTCAACGATTTCAAAAGCGTGGAGGGCGATCGTGCACTCGGGCTCCAGTCACTTCCAGTTGCATTCGGAATTCGGCCAGCAAGCTGGATCAGCGCTGGGATGATCGACATCTTTCAGCTGTTGATGGTTGCCGTACTGATCGCCATCGGGCAGCATTTTGCTGCTGTGCTTCTTGTACTGCTGATCGTGCCTCAGATCACTTTCCAGGACATCTGGCTGCTGCGAGATCCCGTGGCCTACGACGTGAAATACCAAGCCAGCGCACAGCCATTCCTGGTTCTCGGCATGCTGGTGACGGCCCTGGCGATTGGCCATAGCCCCCTGACCCCGGGGATGTGA
- a CDS encoding DUF2862 domain-containing protein, with product MSQQAVTIDIGSKVRVTRVRDRIPKALVELLKSDSNGTVTDFRTVDGKGIGVVVELSDGSTNWFFDDEIAPA from the coding sequence ATGTCACAGCAGGCAGTCACCATCGACATCGGCTCCAAGGTGCGTGTCACCCGCGTTCGTGATCGAATCCCCAAGGCTCTTGTTGAGCTGCTGAAGTCCGACTCCAATGGCACCGTGACTGATTTCCGGACCGTGGATGGCAAAGGCATCGGCGTTGTTGTTGAGCTCAGTGATGGGTCCACCAACTGGTTCTTCGACGATGAAATTGCTCCCGCCTGA
- the hisF gene encoding imidazole glycerol phosphate synthase subunit HisF: MVALRLIPCLDVAAGRVVKGINFVGLRDAGDPVELACRYSQAGADELVFLDIAASHEGRATLVDLVRRTSEQVTIPFTVGGGISSVEGITELLRAGADKVSLNSSAVRRPELVTEGAERFGCQCIVVAIDARRRDGGGWDVFVKGGRENTGLDAVDWACEVARFGAGEILLTSMDGDGTQAGYDLDLTRAVAQAVPVPVIASGGAGTLDHIAAALDQGPNGGHASAALLASLLHDGLLSVQEIKQDLLRRGLAIRPLEG; this comes from the coding sequence ATGGTCGCTCTCCGCCTGATTCCCTGCCTCGATGTCGCCGCTGGCCGGGTGGTGAAGGGCATCAATTTTGTAGGACTGCGCGATGCTGGGGATCCCGTTGAGCTTGCATGTCGGTACAGCCAGGCTGGAGCCGACGAGCTGGTGTTTCTGGATATTGCGGCCAGTCATGAGGGGCGTGCCACCCTCGTTGACCTGGTAAGGCGCACGTCCGAGCAGGTCACGATTCCATTCACCGTGGGTGGAGGGATCAGCTCTGTGGAGGGGATCACAGAGCTGTTGCGTGCCGGAGCCGACAAGGTCAGCCTCAATTCTTCAGCTGTCCGGCGTCCGGAGCTGGTGACAGAGGGGGCAGAGCGATTCGGTTGCCAGTGCATCGTTGTGGCGATCGATGCCCGTCGCCGTGATGGTGGCGGATGGGATGTGTTCGTGAAGGGTGGTCGCGAGAACACCGGTCTTGACGCTGTTGATTGGGCGTGTGAAGTGGCGAGGTTCGGAGCCGGAGAAATCCTGCTCACATCCATGGATGGTGATGGCACCCAGGCGGGGTACGACCTCGACCTCACCCGTGCTGTCGCGCAAGCGGTTCCGGTTCCAGTGATCGCCTCTGGCGGAGCCGGGACGCTCGATCACATTGCTGCGGCCCTCGACCAGGGCCCGAACGGTGGACACGCATCTGCGGCATTGCTGGCGTCCCTGCTTCACGACGGACTGCTGTCTGTTCAAGAGATCAAGCAAGACTTGCTGCGTCGTGGTTTGGCGATTCGACCCCTTGAGGGCTAG